In one Tripterygium wilfordii isolate XIE 37 chromosome 22, ASM1340144v1, whole genome shotgun sequence genomic region, the following are encoded:
- the LOC119991802 gene encoding centromere/kinetochore protein zw10 homolog isoform X1, producing the protein MEALFDAINVRDLLSAHDLTDPTSPLSAPDLRLLINRLESHSLQIKSKVRSYLSSHHDEFSSLFSVCNDAVLKTNRISTELTDLLGLISDRPVDVEIKEIVDELNDKMKEARMKRELLDLVKVILEFSERLRGAKEAVKNGRLIFAAEELRVLKKGLRIGDEEEKEPIVYGLLRKEWIDCFEEIQEKLVRLMEHGVRFEPALNRVHVQYQLSVEGIHGVELRTVLEAMEVVGILDYGLARVADQIIKFVIVPVVKYGSPVSVGEEVKTGLRGTSEANLNVQPSPEAEIGNVDGDTIYSGIIQIVKFIHKCICFQNGSWVRCFGKLTWPRISELIISHFLSKVVPEDALKLTDFQKIIECTSEFESALSEMMFISASDCGEKKLTNFAENVEVHFASRKKTEILAKVRSLLLQCDFTIPQDHMSKVPVLKNGEKAANSSELVDLLFLSERCVVSKAASQLMQLVHQTLKDVCLSSPRVALELYRAARDAILLYEAVIPVKLERQLDDINQVAVLMHNDCLYLSQEILGLAFEYRADFPSSIKEHVVFVDMAPSFHLMAKEILQRQIQRVIYNLNEAIDGADGFQNTHQMKQFQSAKFSIDQVVFILEKVRIIWEQLLLPSTYKYGMCAVLETVFSRIAREILLLDDMAADETLQLQRLIHLMLDNLSFLIESLNVAKERGDSVEECLGPLDGLIPSLHKIHKLAELLDMPLKSITSAWESGELRSAGFTASEVEDFIKAIFTDSSLRKECLWRIENISL; encoded by the exons ATGGAGGCACTGTTCGACGCAATCAACGTCCGGGACCTCCTCTCTGCACATGATCTCACCGACCCTACCTCTCCTCTGTCGGCACCGGATCTCCGCCTCCTCATCAATCGTCTTGAGTCCCACTCCTTACAAATCAAGTCCAAGGTCCGCTCCTACCTTTCGTCTCATCACGACGAattttcctctctcttctcagtCTGCAACGACGCCGTTTTAAAGACGAACAGAATTTCCACTGAATTGACTGATCTTTTAGGTTTGATCTCCGACCGACCGGTCGACGTCGAGATTAAAGAGATAGTTGATGAGCTGAATGATAAGATGAAAGAGGCCAGGATGAAAAGAGAATTGTTGGATCTGGTGAAGGTTATTTTGGAATTCAGTGAGCGGTTGAGGGGAGCAAAGGAGGCCGTGAAAAATGGACGTCTGATATTCGCGGCTGAGGAGTTGAGAGTCTTGAAGAAAGGTTTAAGGATTGGCGACGAGGAGGAGAAAGAGCCCATAGTGTACGGATTGTTGAGGAAGGAGTGGATTGATTGCTTTGAGGAG ATTCAAGAGAAACTTGTGAGGTTGATGGAACATGGGGTGCGGTTTGAGCCAGCGTTGAATAGGGTTCACGTCCAGTATCAGTTGAGCGTTGAGGGGATCCATGGAGTTGAGCTTCGCACAGTGCTGGAAGCAATGGAA GTGGTTGGGATTTTAGATTATGGGCTTGCTAGAGTTGCTGACCAGATTATTAAGTTTGTCATAGTTCCTGTCGTAAAGTATGGATCACCTGTTTCAGTTGGAGAAGAGGTAAAGACAGGATTGAGAGGAACATCTGAGGCAAACTTGAACGTACAGCCTTCACCTGAAGCTGAG ATTGGAAATGTGGACGGTGATACTATTTATTCGGGTATTATTCAGATTGTAAAGTTCATTCACAAATGTATATGCTTCCAGAATGGCTCTTGGGTTCGATGTTTTGGAAAATTGACATGGCCAAGGATATCAGAACTGATTATTTCTCACTTTCTGTCCAAG GTTGTTCCTGAAGATGCTTTGAAACTCACCGACTTTCAGAAGATCATCGAGTGCACGTCTGAATTTGAATCTGCTTTAAGTGAAATGATGTTTATTTCAGCTTCTGATTGTGGGGAGAAAAAATTGACCAATTTTGCTGAAAATGTTGAGGTTCATTTTGCCTCAAGGAAGAAGACTGAAATCTTGGCAAAAGTGAGAAGTTTGCTTCTACAGTGTGACTTTACCATCCCACAA GATCATATGAGTAAAGTTCCTGTATTGAAGAATGGTGAAAAGGCTGCAAATTCCTCAGAACTTGTTGACTTGCTTTTTCTATCTGAAAGGTGTGTGGTATCCAAAGCAGCTTCTCAACTAATGCAGCTAGTACACCAGACGCTTAAG GATGTTTGCTTGTCATCTCCAAGAGTTGCACTGGAATTATACCGTGCTGCTAGGGATGCAATACTTCTCTATGAAGCAGTTATACCCGTCAAG CTAGAAAGGCAGCTTGATGACATCAACCAGGTTGCTGTTCTCATGCATAATGACTGTCTTTACTTATCACAAGAAATACTTGGACTTGCATTTGAG TATCGTGCAGACTTCCCAAGTTCAATCAAGGAGCATGTTGTGTTTGTTGACATGGCTCCTAGTTTTCATTTAATGGCAAAAGAAATATTGCAGAGACAAATTCAGCGAGTCATTTATAATTTGAATGAG GCTATAGATGGCGCTGATGGATTTCAGAATACTCATCAAATGAAACAATTTCAAAGTGCAAAGTTCAGCATTGATCAG GTTGTTTTTATTCTCGAGAAAGTACGCATTATATGGGAACAGCTCTTGCTGCCTTCAACCTATAAGTACGGCATGTGTGCTGTTCTTGAAACAGTCTTTTCTAGAATTGCGAGGGAGATTCTCCTTCTTGATGATATGGCAGCAGATGAAACATTACAG CTACAAAGACTAATTCATTTGATGCTGGACAATCTATCTTTCCTAATCGAGTCTCTAAATGTTGCCAAGGAAAGGGGGGATTCAGTAGAGGAATGTCTGGGCCCGCTTGATGGTCTCATACCATCTTTACATAAAATTCACAAATTGGCAG AACTATTAGATATGCCTTTAAAATCTATAACATCAGCTTGGGAAAGTGGAGAACTGCGAAGTGCAGGTTTTACAGCATCAGAG GTGGAAGATTTCATCAAAGCCATTTTTACAGATTCTTCACTAAGAAAAGAATGCCTATGGAGGATAGAAAATATTAGCTTGTAG
- the LOC119991802 gene encoding centromere/kinetochore protein zw10 homolog isoform X2: protein MKEARMKRELLDLVKVILEFSERLRGAKEAVKNGRLIFAAEELRVLKKGLRIGDEEEKEPIVYGLLRKEWIDCFEEIQEKLVRLMEHGVRFEPALNRVHVQYQLSVEGIHGVELRTVLEAMEVVGILDYGLARVADQIIKFVIVPVVKYGSPVSVGEEVKTGLRGTSEANLNVQPSPEAEIGNVDGDTIYSGIIQIVKFIHKCICFQNGSWVRCFGKLTWPRISELIISHFLSKVVPEDALKLTDFQKIIECTSEFESALSEMMFISASDCGEKKLTNFAENVEVHFASRKKTEILAKVRSLLLQCDFTIPQDHMSKVPVLKNGEKAANSSELVDLLFLSERCVVSKAASQLMQLVHQTLKDVCLSSPRVALELYRAARDAILLYEAVIPVKLERQLDDINQVAVLMHNDCLYLSQEILGLAFEYRADFPSSIKEHVVFVDMAPSFHLMAKEILQRQIQRVIYNLNEAIDGADGFQNTHQMKQFQSAKFSIDQVVFILEKVRIIWEQLLLPSTYKYGMCAVLETVFSRIAREILLLDDMAADETLQLQRLIHLMLDNLSFLIESLNVAKERGDSVEECLGPLDGLIPSLHKIHKLAELLDMPLKSITSAWESGELRSAGFTASEVEDFIKAIFTDSSLRKECLWRIENISL from the exons ATGAAAGAGGCCAGGATGAAAAGAGAATTGTTGGATCTGGTGAAGGTTATTTTGGAATTCAGTGAGCGGTTGAGGGGAGCAAAGGAGGCCGTGAAAAATGGACGTCTGATATTCGCGGCTGAGGAGTTGAGAGTCTTGAAGAAAGGTTTAAGGATTGGCGACGAGGAGGAGAAAGAGCCCATAGTGTACGGATTGTTGAGGAAGGAGTGGATTGATTGCTTTGAGGAG ATTCAAGAGAAACTTGTGAGGTTGATGGAACATGGGGTGCGGTTTGAGCCAGCGTTGAATAGGGTTCACGTCCAGTATCAGTTGAGCGTTGAGGGGATCCATGGAGTTGAGCTTCGCACAGTGCTGGAAGCAATGGAA GTGGTTGGGATTTTAGATTATGGGCTTGCTAGAGTTGCTGACCAGATTATTAAGTTTGTCATAGTTCCTGTCGTAAAGTATGGATCACCTGTTTCAGTTGGAGAAGAGGTAAAGACAGGATTGAGAGGAACATCTGAGGCAAACTTGAACGTACAGCCTTCACCTGAAGCTGAG ATTGGAAATGTGGACGGTGATACTATTTATTCGGGTATTATTCAGATTGTAAAGTTCATTCACAAATGTATATGCTTCCAGAATGGCTCTTGGGTTCGATGTTTTGGAAAATTGACATGGCCAAGGATATCAGAACTGATTATTTCTCACTTTCTGTCCAAG GTTGTTCCTGAAGATGCTTTGAAACTCACCGACTTTCAGAAGATCATCGAGTGCACGTCTGAATTTGAATCTGCTTTAAGTGAAATGATGTTTATTTCAGCTTCTGATTGTGGGGAGAAAAAATTGACCAATTTTGCTGAAAATGTTGAGGTTCATTTTGCCTCAAGGAAGAAGACTGAAATCTTGGCAAAAGTGAGAAGTTTGCTTCTACAGTGTGACTTTACCATCCCACAA GATCATATGAGTAAAGTTCCTGTATTGAAGAATGGTGAAAAGGCTGCAAATTCCTCAGAACTTGTTGACTTGCTTTTTCTATCTGAAAGGTGTGTGGTATCCAAAGCAGCTTCTCAACTAATGCAGCTAGTACACCAGACGCTTAAG GATGTTTGCTTGTCATCTCCAAGAGTTGCACTGGAATTATACCGTGCTGCTAGGGATGCAATACTTCTCTATGAAGCAGTTATACCCGTCAAG CTAGAAAGGCAGCTTGATGACATCAACCAGGTTGCTGTTCTCATGCATAATGACTGTCTTTACTTATCACAAGAAATACTTGGACTTGCATTTGAG TATCGTGCAGACTTCCCAAGTTCAATCAAGGAGCATGTTGTGTTTGTTGACATGGCTCCTAGTTTTCATTTAATGGCAAAAGAAATATTGCAGAGACAAATTCAGCGAGTCATTTATAATTTGAATGAG GCTATAGATGGCGCTGATGGATTTCAGAATACTCATCAAATGAAACAATTTCAAAGTGCAAAGTTCAGCATTGATCAG GTTGTTTTTATTCTCGAGAAAGTACGCATTATATGGGAACAGCTCTTGCTGCCTTCAACCTATAAGTACGGCATGTGTGCTGTTCTTGAAACAGTCTTTTCTAGAATTGCGAGGGAGATTCTCCTTCTTGATGATATGGCAGCAGATGAAACATTACAG CTACAAAGACTAATTCATTTGATGCTGGACAATCTATCTTTCCTAATCGAGTCTCTAAATGTTGCCAAGGAAAGGGGGGATTCAGTAGAGGAATGTCTGGGCCCGCTTGATGGTCTCATACCATCTTTACATAAAATTCACAAATTGGCAG AACTATTAGATATGCCTTTAAAATCTATAACATCAGCTTGGGAAAGTGGAGAACTGCGAAGTGCAGGTTTTACAGCATCAGAG GTGGAAGATTTCATCAAAGCCATTTTTACAGATTCTTCACTAAGAAAAGAATGCCTATGGAGGATAGAAAATATTAGCTTGTAG